The following is a genomic window from Danaus plexippus chromosome 28, MEX_DaPlex, whole genome shotgun sequence.
GGGGCGTAAGTAAAACTCCTCAATTCATAAGACACGCCGTTTTGATTCTCGTAACCGAAGTCGCGCATTTCATTTTTGATTTCGCTGTCAAAGTCACTGCACCCGCCGAAAACGCGGTTCGGCGTGCGATTGGTCGGCGCCGTGACGTGACGCTCGCGGTCTGCCACGCCATTGGTGGATGTCGTGACGCTGGATGGTTTCGTATCCCGCGAGGCGTCCCCATTGGTGGATGTTATTTTTGCTGTCTTCTTATTGGTCGGTTCGCTGTCATCACGACCAGCTGTCCCCGGATTGGTCAGCGGGCGGAACAGAGCCGAGTGTGCGGTTGCTGTATCCAAATCGGCTTTTCTTGAAACTAGTATGCGGATGTCCGTGTGGAGGTAGAGTTTGCCGCTCTTCGAGGTCATGAACCTGTGACACATAACGTACCTCTTCATATTAAATCCCTTCaccaatatacatatatatatattgttggttatgataattaatgatttggacatcatatttattttgtacagaaAAATACGTTATCACTAAAAACTATCGAGATATACTCTCactatgaataaaaactaaataaaatattacagtttcCTCAATGAATataatcaaacaaaattataataagtccAGACGACGAGTCTCTATCACGCCAGTACTAACCTCAGATGTATCAGATATCTAAGCCATTTGTGCACGAGGTGGGGCTGCGGGTGCTCCGCCCCGGCCGGCATGTACAGGGTGCGCTGGCGGAGGAACGTGCGCGCCATCGGCGGCATGCTGGTCAGGTCGTACAACACCACGAACATCTTGACCAGCGTGCCGTGAGGGTTGAACAGAGACACCTGGACCGTCCCGGAGCGGGACACGCGGTAGCCGGCTGCGCCCAGGTTGATATGACCCTGGATTACATACAGGTTTGACAGTTATCAATGGctatctataattatatttatatatatattattaaatattttatataagacacTCAATCACTTATCAAAACCAGTCTTACCATGTAAGGAGCATTGGTTCCTCCGGGGGCATAGAAGAACACAGTGACTGGCAACTTCCGGTGAGGCGGACAAAAGGCCCCCGAGGCCCCCAGCTCAGCTGTGAACCCGTGGACGGTCGCCACGGGCTCCAAACGACCCTTGAGGGCAGACTCCTCGAAGCTCcctgtgttataaaatatgctataattattttaaatatactaaacgGATTTTGATGAAGCTTTCCTATGTTACAGCTCGGATATCAGATATAGAGTATGGACTGTCACATATAATCGTGATATTGTTATCCGAGTGACATGTCCCAGGCGCTAGATGGCGCTGGCTGTCGGCTGACAGTCGGGTGACACCACGGGCGAAAACTAGTGTTATCTCTAcacaattatacattataaaactcttatatacttagttatatatgtatcagATATCCaagccatatatatatatatatatatatatatatatatatatataactataaagaGTTTACTAAAAGAATATCCTTACCCAGTAGACCCGTGCTGGGTCCCATCCTGAGTTTGTTGTGTGAGGGCGCCTGCTTGTGAGGAGGGGGGGTGCGGGCCGCGGGGGACGCGGGGGCCCCGGAGGGGGGGCTTATAGGATGAAACAGAGCACTGGAAACATatacgtaataattaatacattatttttataggaaaatacaaattttattatttagaagattgaattttgtttaatatggaagacaatattttgtatttaattttttttttatataaatgtattgatttCAAAATGGACACCTTACGTGTTTTAAACAAGGAAATATctcagtattttttatatattgcaaagaactttaaaatgttacctCTTAATGCCTGACACGCCGTTAATAGAGTCGTCAAAGTCAAAGCAATTGTTGCCTCTCCTCAGCGGCGCGGGGCTGCTGGTCAAGGGGAGCCCCGTCTTGTTGTGGAACACCATGGACGCCGCAGAATCGAAACGCCAGCGAAATCGGTCCATCTCTGTGGGGGAGGGCACCTGATTGTCCTGCCCCCCCTTCTTGGGGTCGGGGAACTTAAAACCGTTTGGCTCGGCGTCTTTCGGGGAATCCTGGTCGCATTTGTCGAAGGTTCCGTAGTCACACTTCTCGTATAGCACGTAGTCCTCGTTAATGGAATATGTCTTCTGGCGTTTCGCTTCCGGTTTGGGCAGAGAGAACACCGTGTCGTCGTCTCTGAGGTTCAGCTCCTGGATGTCGTTGTTTTGCGCGAACCTGTCACTTATGACCTTCTCGATACGGTCCACGATGGGGAAGTACCGTCTCAGCTTCGGCCTCTTTATAATACCGCACTTATCACTAGAACTATCTAAACTTATATCACACTGTGAGTTACTGCTAGGGTTATCACATTTATGCTTTTTCAACGCCTTCTCGTCCTCCTCGCACTTCCGCCTCGCGCCGTTCTCTATGGACGCCAAGTTGAAGTTGCCTTCAGACCGGACCATGCCCCTGTCGGAGCAGCTCGGACATTTCATGGTAAGGGGGTTTCCACACTGACAGGTAAACTCGTCGGTCTGGGTCCCCACGGTGTTGGTCCGCCTGAACTCGGCCTGCGGTATGCTTATCGTCTCCATGAACGGCGACCTGGTTTCGATCCTGCTAGCCGGCAGCGTCAGATACATCTGGTTCCTGAAGCAGCCGATCGCCCTGAACCTGTCAAATCTCGCGGCTTGTAGGATCGGTATGGACGTATGTGTTTCCTTGGACTTCAGGCCCTCGCCCTCGGACGAGGTGCTATCGCACATTTTCAGCTTGCTCTCCTTCCTCAGACGGCGTTTGTATTTAGCTATCTCTTTCAGCCGTCTCTCGTCCAGCTTCTTAGGTCCCTGTTGGCTTAAACTAGCGGAAGACCTGTGATTCTTGTCGTCGGACTCCTCGTCACAGTTGCACTTGTGCTTGCCGCTCTCGCTGCAAGGCGTCAACATCCTGTCGTCGAGGATCCTCTTCTCCTCCAGCATGATGATCGAATGTCTCCTGCCGCTTGTGTTTGTGGCGTCGTTCTTGGCGTTCCTCGGGCCTAGTGTGAGATCATTGAGCTTGCCCACCAGCTCCTCGTGGACGTTGGTCGGTATTTCCTTACTGGCTCGTCTTTTTTGGCAGGTACATTTAACTATGGGGATGTCGTCCAGGCGAGGTAGGCTCTCCAGCAGGACCTTCAGGAACACGTTGTTCCCTATTCCGGTGACGGGGAACCTGTGGCTGTTGGGCGGTCGGTTGAAGTCGGCCAGTTTGTAGCTCTCCCCCGGTGTTTTTATGGAGTAGACGATGTTTAACTTGCGGTCTAGTTCTGTCTCATCGCAGTTtgcttctatttttttaaagttacatgTCTCTCGGCTCAGCTTTCTCCTGTAAAATAACGAaaactacataaatataagttttatgctcgaaaaaaaaacat
Proteins encoded in this region:
- the LOC116776170 gene encoding atos homolog protein A codes for the protein MHSNETPPPAGTSLLLQLGRLVVRARSPTQRTTEESTSHQVTTQPRSDEPKPGIEAQLTNHVQALWDEQIPICIEVLLAPDCQDCYTALSRTDDAGLYERHSQRALLLERWTIRSVANKNHDPSAISSHWLLSAVRSQLHFSQLSAWRARLEDGPAERRRKLSRETCNFKKIEANCDETELDRKLNIVYSIKTPGESYKLADFNRPPNSHRFPVTGIGNNVFLKVLLESLPRLDDIPIVKCTCQKRRASKEIPTNVHEELVGKLNDLTLGPRNAKNDATNTSGRRHSIIMLEEKRILDDRMLTPCSESGKHKCNCDEESDDKNHRSSASLSQQGPKKLDERRLKEIAKYKRRLRKESKLKMCDSTSSEGEGLKSKETHTSIPILQAARFDRFRAIGCFRNQMYLTLPASRIETRSPFMETISIPQAEFRRTNTVGTQTDEFTCQCGNPLTMKCPSCSDRGMVRSEGNFNLASIENGARRKCEEDEKALKKHKCDNPSSNSQCDISLDSSSDKCGIIKRPKLRRYFPIVDRIEKVISDRFAQNNDIQELNLRDDDTVFSLPKPEAKRQKTYSINEDYVLYEKCDYGTFDKCDQDSPKDAEPNGFKFPDPKKGGQDNQVPSPTEMDRFRWRFDSAASMVFHNKTGLPLTSSPAPLRRGNNCFDFDDSINGVSGIKSALFHPISPPSGAPASPAARTPPPHKQAPSHNKLRMGPSTGLLGSFEESALKGRLEPVATVHGFTAELGASGAFCPPHRKLPVTVFFYAPGGTNAPYMGHINLGAAGYRVSRSGTVQVSLFNPHGTLVKMFVVLYDLTSMPPMARTFLRQRTLYMPAGAEHPQPHLVHKWLRYLIHLRFMTSKSGKLYLHTDIRILVSRKADLDTATAHSALFRPLTNPGTAGRDDSEPTNKKTAKITSTNGDASRDTKPSSVTTSTNGVADRERHVTAPTNRTPNRVFGGCSDFDSEIKNEMRDFGYENQNGVSYELRSFTYAPENPKYSPR